One part of the Perognathus longimembris pacificus isolate PPM17 chromosome 10, ASM2315922v1, whole genome shotgun sequence genome encodes these proteins:
- the Chdh gene encoding choline dehydrogenase, mitochondrial, with protein sequence MWRIQGGWRCAWGPRGAGAGLGPRPPSGSRGAAGAGAGAEFSYVVVGAGSAGCVLASRLTEDPDHRVLLLEAGPKDVLAGSKRLLWKIHMPAALVANLCDDRYNWFYHTEPQPGLGGRVLYWPRGRVWGGSSSLNAMVYIRGHAEDYERWHRQGARGWDYAHCLPYFRKAQAHELGAGRYRGGQGPLHVSRARTQHPLHQAFLQAAQQAGYPFTEDMNGFQQEGFGWMDMTVHEGKRWSTACAYLHPALSRPNLRAEVHTLVSRVLFEGTRAVGVEYVKNGQSHRVYASKEVILSGGAINSPQLLMLSGVGNGDDLKKLGIPVVCHLPGVGQNLQDHLEIYVQQACTRPITLHSSQKPLQKACIGLEWLWRFTGEGATNHLETGGFIRSRPGVPHPDIQFHFLPSQVIDHGRVPTQQEAYQVHVGPMRATSVGWLKLRSTNPQDHPVIQPNYLSTETDVEDFRQCIKLSREIFAQEALAPFRGEEIQPGSHVQSDKEIDAFVRAKVDSAYHPSCTCKMGQPSDPTAVVDPQTRVLGVENLRVIDASIMPSVISGNLNAPTIMIAEKAADIIKGQPALLDKDVPVYKPKTLATQR encoded by the exons ATGTGGCGCATCCAGGGAGGCTGGAGGTGCGCGTGGGGCCCGCGTGGAGCCGGGGCCGGACTGGGCCCGCGCCCACCCTCAGGTAGCCGAGGCGCGGCCGGCGCGGGCGCCGGGGCCGAGTTCAGCTACGTGGTGGTGGGCGCGGGCTCGGCGGGCTGCGTGCTGGCCAGCCGGCTGACCGAGGACCCGGACCACCGCGTGCTGCTGCTGGAGGCCGGGCCCAAGGACGTGCTGGCGGGCAGCAAGCGGCTGCTGTGGAAGATCCACATGCCCGCCGCCCTCGTGGCCAACCTGTGCGACGACCGGTACAACTGGTTCTACCACACGGAGCCGCAGCCGGGCCTGGGCGGCCGCGTGCTGTACTGGCCGCGGGGCCGGGTCTGGGGCGGCTCCTCGTCCCTCAACGCCATGGTCTACATTCGCGGCCACGCCGAGGACTACGAGCGCTGGCACCGCCAGGGCGCCCGGGGCTGGGACTATGCGCACTGCCTGCCCTACTTTCGCAAGGCGCAGGCCCACGAGCTGGGCGCCGGCCGCTACCGCGGCGGCCAGGGCCCGCTGCACGTCTCCCGCGCCAGGACCCAGCACCCGCTGCACCAGGCCTTCCTGCAGGCCGCCCAGCAGGCCGGCTATCCCTTCACCGAGGACATGAACGGCTTCCAGCAGGAGGGCTTCGGCTGGATGGACATGACGGTTCACGAAG GCAAGCGTTGGAGCACGGCCTGTGCCTACCTGCACCCAGCACTGAGCCGCCCCAACCTCAGAGCTGAGGTCCACACTCTTGTGAGCAGGGTGCTGTTTGAAGGCACCCGGGCAGTGGGCGTGGAGTATGTCAAGAACGGCCAGAGCCACAGG GTTTATGCCAGCAAGGAAGTGATTCTGAGTGGGGGTGCCATCAACTCTCCACAGCTGCTAATGCTCTCAGGAGTTGGAAATGGAGATGACCTCAAGAAATTGGGCATCCCTGTGGTGTGCCACCTGCCTG GAGTTGGCCAAAACCTGCAAGACCACCTGGAGATCTATGTTCAGCAGGCATGCACCCGCCCCATCACCCTGCACTCGTCTCAGAAGCCCCTGCAGAAGGCCTGCATTGGCCTGGAGTGGTTGTGGAGGTTCACAG gagaaggagccacaaacCATCTGGAAACAGGTGGGTTCATTCGCAGCCGGCCGGGGGTCCCCCACCCAGACATCCAGTTCCATTTCCTGCCATCCCAAGTGATTGACCATGGGCGGGTCCCTACCCAGCAGGAGGCTTACCAG GTACACGTGGGTCCCATGCGGGCCACAAGTGTGGGCTGGCTCAAACTGAGAAGTACAAACCCCCAGGACCACCCTGTGATCCAACCCAATTACCTGTCCACAG AAACTGATGTTGAAGACTTTCGTCAGTGTATAAAGCTGAGCAGAGAAATTTTTGCGCAGGAAGCCCTTGCTCCCTTCCGGGGAGAAGAGATCCAGCCAGGAAGCCATGTCCAGTCAGATAAAGAGATTGATGCCTTTGTGCGGGCAAAAGTTGACAGTGCCTACCATCCCTCATGCACCTGTAAGATGGGCCAGCCTTCTGATCCCACTGCCGTGGTGGATCCACAGACCAGGGTCCTTGGGGTGGAAAACCTCAGGGTCATCGATGCCTCCATCATGCCCAGTGTTATCAGTGGCAACCTGAATGCTCCCACAATCATGATTGCAGAGAAAGCAGCTGACATTATTAAGGGACAGCCTGCACTCTTGGATAAGGATGTCCCTGTCTACAAGCCCAAGACCCTAGCCACCCAGCGCTAA